In Drosophila subpulchrella strain 33 F10 #4 breed RU33 chromosome 3R, RU_Dsub_v1.1 Primary Assembly, whole genome shotgun sequence, the following are encoded in one genomic region:
- the LOC119558443 gene encoding histidine-rich protein PFHRP-II has translation MKPFFIAAALLVSTVSASWHGAVSTQYQHLDPHSHTYSYGYADPNSQKHETRGHDGTTHGSYSYVDGHGHVQSVSYTADPHHGFNAVGTNLPQAPHAHAAPVYAAAHSHGSYAPYAHGYAHGPIHIPVLTHGGVPVDTPEVQHAKAEHAAAHAAAAHNAGGHHLYKRSIYGGGWGYGQAAHVPLTHGGVPVDTPDVQAAKAEHYAAHAKALGAVAHAHGAPVETPEVQHAKAAHFAAHAAARSGHAVAPISHGGYHVPVIHNGVPVDTPEVQHAKAAHYAAVSQASVHGGAASHGSWDDGHYDGRWEQSHSSHSGYATGYAHKGPIHIPVIHNGVPVEPAEVQHARAAHLNAVAAAGHGAPASHGGYYGGNGHEDDGQYHAHYDHY, from the exons ATGAAGCCATTC TTTATTGCTGCCGCCTTGCTGGTCTCCACGGTGTCCGCCTCCTGGCACGGAGCCGTGTCCACACAGTACCAGCACCTGGACCCCCACAGCCACACCTACTCCTACGGATACGCCGATCCCAACTCACAGAAGCATGAGACGCGCGGCCATGATGGCACCACGCACGGCTCCTACTCCTACGTGGATGGTCATGGTCACGTGCAATCGGTGTCCTACACTGCTGATCCGCACCATGGCTTCAATGCCGTGGGCACCAACCTGCCGCAGGCTCCTCACGCTCACGCCGCCCCCGTTTACGCTGCCGCCCACTCCCATGGCTCCTACGCGCCCTACGCCCATGGCTACGCCCACGGACCCATCCACATCCCGGTGCTGACCCACGGTGGCGTGCCCGTTGATACGCCCGAGGTGCAGCATGCCAAGGCCGAACATGCCGCTGCCCACGCCGCTGCCGCCCACAATGCCGGTGGACACCATCTGTACAAGCGCTCCATCTACGGAGGAGGATGGGGCTATGGCCAGGCCGCCCATGTCCCACTGACCCATGGAGGTGTTCCCGTTGACACGCCCGATGTTCAGGCCGCCAAGGCTGAGCACTATGCCGCCCATGCCAAGGCCCTGGGAGCCGTGGCCCATGCCCATGGAGCTCCCGTCGAGACGCCCGAGGTGCAGCACGCCAAGGCCGCCCACTTTGCCGCCCACGCTGCCGCCCGCTCCGGACATGCCGTTGCCCCCATCAGCCACGGTGGCTACCATGTGCCCGTGATCCATAACGGAGTGCCCGTGGACACGCCCGAGGTGCAGCACGCCAAGGCCGCCCACTACGCCGCCGTGTCGCAGGCCTCCGTCCACGGAGGAGCTGCCTCCCATGGATCCTGGGACGATGGCCACTACGATGGACGCTGGGAGCAGAGCCACAGCAGCCACAGCGGCTACGCCACTGGTTATGCGCATAAGGGACCCATCCACATCCCGGTGATCCACAATGGAGTGCCCGTGGAGCCCGCCGAGGTGCAGCACGCCCGTGCCGCGCATCTGAATGCAGTGGCTGCCGCCGGTCATGGAGCTCCGGCCAGCCATGGTGGCTACTACGGAGGCAATGGCCACGAGGACGATGGCCAGTACCATGCGCATTACGACCACTACTAA
- the LOC119562960 gene encoding collagen alpha-1(I) chain isoform X1 produces the protein MPPLAINQHSEPAIRIHRIKGGLGHCQPSQSRFGLEGISSKLSKMRTIMFFLLGLLAINYWEQAAGHVVALPPAGTYLLSPPGQVLLLVQPPPPPPPPEDDGSYKPPSSPEDGLWKPQPGLEGEYTEPEISQSGSGSVSAEGAEGAVLSSDASGSVDAQAGPPAPAAAGGAGEAGQAGQAGGVLGGAGGAGGAGGGGSAGGGGAGGGGGGGGTATSGQSGDSGQPGAPSPAGPQPDGEDGADGADGPDGPDGSKGGKGGQGGKGARNGAGGGGGAGGAAPQPPPAAIPVQAVLVPAPVWPDPELNVVRLL, from the exons ATGCCGCCACTCGCAATTAATCAGCACTCGGAGCCGGCGATCCGTATTCACCGTATAAAAGGTGGCCTAGGGCATTGCCAACCGAGTCAGTCCCGCTTTGGGCTCGAAGGGATCAGTAGCAAGCTCTCCAAAATGCGTACTATAATG TTTTTCCTTTTAGGCCTTTTGGCTATAAATTACTGGGAGCAGGCAGCCGGTCATGTGGTGGCCCTTCCCCCAGCTGGAACCTATTTGCTGTCGCCCCCTGGTCAGGTTCTTCTGCTGGTCCAGCCACCTcctccaccgccgccgccaGAGGACGATGGCTCCTACAAGCCGCCTTCGAGCCCCGAAGATGGTCTGTGGAAGCCGCAGCCTGGTCTGGAGGGTGAGTACACGGAGCCGGAAATAAGCCAGAGTGGAAGTGGAAGCGTCAGTGCTGAAGGCGCAGAAGGTGCTGTCCTGAGTTCAGATGCCTCTGGGTCTGTTGACGCCCAAGCTGGACCGCCAGCACCAGCGGCTGCTGGAGGAGCAGGCGAGGCCGGCCAGGCGGGACAGGCAGGTGGAGTTCTCGGCGGAGCGGGAGGAGCAGGCggagctggtggtggtggcagTGCCGGCGGCGGGGGTGCCGGCGGAGGCGGTGGCGGCGGTGGAACAGCCACTTCCGGTCAGAGCGGTGACAGCGGCCAGCCGGGAGCACCGAGTCCGGCGGGACCTCAACCCGATGGTGAGGATGGCGCCGATGGAGCCGATGGACCCGATGGCCCGGATGGCTCGAAGGGCGGAAAGGGCGGCCAAGGTGGCAAGGGAGCACGTAATGGAGCAGGAGGCggtggaggagcaggaggagctgCACCCCAGCCCCCGCCGGCAGCGATTCCCGTCCAGGCTGTGCTGGTTCCCGCTCCCGTTTGGCCCGATCCGGAGTTGAATGTGGT TCGCCTTCTGTAG
- the LOC119562960 gene encoding collagen alpha-1(I) chain isoform X2: protein MPPLAINQHSEPAIRIHRIKGGLGHCQPSQSRFGLEGISSKLSKMRTIMFFLLGLLAINYWEQAAGHVVALPPAGTYLLSPPGQVLLLVQPPPPPPPPEDDGSYKPPSSPEDGLWKPQPGLEGEYTEPEISQSGSGSVSAEGAEGAVLSSDASGSVDAQAGPPAPAAAGGAGEAGQAGQAGGVLGGAGGAGGAGGGGSAGGGGAGGGGGGGGTATSGQSGDSGQPGAPSPAGPQPDGEDGADGADGPDGPDGSKGGKGGQGGKGARNGAGGGGGAGGAAPQPPPAAIPVQAVLVPAPVWPDPELNVV from the exons ATGCCGCCACTCGCAATTAATCAGCACTCGGAGCCGGCGATCCGTATTCACCGTATAAAAGGTGGCCTAGGGCATTGCCAACCGAGTCAGTCCCGCTTTGGGCTCGAAGGGATCAGTAGCAAGCTCTCCAAAATGCGTACTATAATG TTTTTCCTTTTAGGCCTTTTGGCTATAAATTACTGGGAGCAGGCAGCCGGTCATGTGGTGGCCCTTCCCCCAGCTGGAACCTATTTGCTGTCGCCCCCTGGTCAGGTTCTTCTGCTGGTCCAGCCACCTcctccaccgccgccgccaGAGGACGATGGCTCCTACAAGCCGCCTTCGAGCCCCGAAGATGGTCTGTGGAAGCCGCAGCCTGGTCTGGAGGGTGAGTACACGGAGCCGGAAATAAGCCAGAGTGGAAGTGGAAGCGTCAGTGCTGAAGGCGCAGAAGGTGCTGTCCTGAGTTCAGATGCCTCTGGGTCTGTTGACGCCCAAGCTGGACCGCCAGCACCAGCGGCTGCTGGAGGAGCAGGCGAGGCCGGCCAGGCGGGACAGGCAGGTGGAGTTCTCGGCGGAGCGGGAGGAGCAGGCggagctggtggtggtggcagTGCCGGCGGCGGGGGTGCCGGCGGAGGCGGTGGCGGCGGTGGAACAGCCACTTCCGGTCAGAGCGGTGACAGCGGCCAGCCGGGAGCACCGAGTCCGGCGGGACCTCAACCCGATGGTGAGGATGGCGCCGATGGAGCCGATGGACCCGATGGCCCGGATGGCTCGAAGGGCGGAAAGGGCGGCCAAGGTGGCAAGGGAGCACGTAATGGAGCAGGAGGCggtggaggagcaggaggagctgCACCCCAGCCCCCGCCGGCAGCGATTCCCGTCCAGGCTGTGCTGGTTCCCGCTCCCGTTTGGCCCGATCCGGAGTTGAATGTGGTGTAA